Proteins from one Coffea arabica cultivar ET-39 chromosome 8c, Coffea Arabica ET-39 HiFi, whole genome shotgun sequence genomic window:
- the LOC113705947 gene encoding trans-cinnamate 4-monooxygenase C4H2-like, which produces MDNNSPKCAIDHLLEAQQNGEINEDHLLYIVENMNFMVMETPLWTLEWGIAELVNHPQIQSKLRDEIDAVLGPGVQITEPDIDKLPYLQAVIKETLQFRVPVPFLVPHMNLNDAKLGGYDVPAESKILVNTWWLANNPENWKRPEEFRPQRFLEEESKVEANGNDFRYLPFGVGRRSCPGIVLAMPILSLTLGCLVQNFELLPPPGQSKIDTTEKSGQFSSHLLNHSTIVLKPRSFQI; this is translated from the exons ATGGATAACAACAGTCCGAAATGTGCCATAGATCATCTTCTTGAAGCACAGCAGAATGGAGAGATTAACGAGGATCATCTCCTTTATATTGTGGAAAACATGAATTTTATGG TTATGGAGACACCTTTATGGACACTTGAATGGGGCATTGCAGAATTGGTTAACCACCCACAAATCCAGAGCAAGCTGCGTGATGAGATTGACGCTGTGCTTGGACCTGGTGTGCAAATCACTGAACCTGACATTGACAAACTACCATACCTTCAGGCAGTGATCAAGGAGACCCTCCAGTTTCGAGTGCCAGTTCCTTTTTTGGTGCCTCACATGAACCTTAACGACGCCAAGCTCGGTGGCTATGATGTTCCTGCTGAGAGCAAGATTTTGGTCAACACTTGGTGGCTCGCAAACAACCCAGAAAACTGGAAGAGGCCCGAGGAATTTAGACCCCAGAGGTTCTTGGAAGAGGAGTCTAAGGTTGAGGCCAATGGCAATGACTTCAGATATCTTCCGTTTGGTGTTGGTAGGAGAAGCTGCCCTGGGATTGTTCTTGCTATGCCAATTCTTAGCCTCACTTTGGGATGCCTGGTGCAGAATTTCGAGCTGTTGCCTCCTCCGGGGCAATCCAAGATTGATACCACAGAAAAAAGTGGACAATTCAGTTCACATCTTTTGAACCATTCTACCATTGTCTTGAAGCCAAGATCCTTTCAGATCTGA